One Tubulanus polymorphus chromosome 5, tnTubPoly1.2, whole genome shotgun sequence DNA segment encodes these proteins:
- the LOC141905627 gene encoding uncharacterized protein LOC141905627: MALPPEKRQGYLGNLEEKSIIELEELLKRQENLLNNRNFLNSLKDKGRKVEDFAARLRSLIRKKIEVDDASLQFDRMTLSDDDQIHKLGEKISTRSTRIVKNAENLDHVNKMEAFEEKSTPKDLYHPNRTLRVETVVADMKTEFKKGVTDGSYVEEYQPKKENLEDISIPQLSEETIAQLEQHIPFNVAPFEPQGVDLSEKSNKRFVVYEVQSNGVGANNTELCQLVATGPDQRGFNRYCIPPYLSKQIAKFTGLRIEYERGQRVLTKHAESVVTVDKHTAVKDFKRFVDEIQTICSSENDGDAAVVLCTSSLASQNTLLYNFKTCGLYPPSDVYFAYSTPLLTSLKASGKTTDSTLSGAFSCLFYRKMNIWDAKSRCDSLRRILFDSSLELSSDEVVRGCATVDCSSATEYLDRLLEKRKRVNSMRGKLFDFSLESKNVITEGLAEAIANAGLNYESLERYYRTGKQAFVGILALPGSNSRGRPRVTDDLDVLKALLNHFQRKSTPKKYDGALVNIQTTRAVHLPLSDSLELQITQKAKLDEIAVKHAAERLANPIPGVGRMVRFNPDRKNPAELTYREVKDISDSDDDLEAMD, translated from the exons ATGGCTTTACCACCAGAAAAGCGACAGGGATACTTGGGAAACCTTGAAGAaaaatcgataattgaattggaagAGTTGTTGAAAAGACAAGAAAATCTATTGAATAACAG AAACTTCTTGAATTCGCTGAAGGATAAAGGCCGAAAGGTGGAGGATTTTGCCGCACGATTGCGGTCGTTAATTCGTAAGAAAATCGAAGTCGACGATGCTAGTTTACAATTCGATCGCATGACCCTTTCCGATGACGACCAGATTCACAAATTAGGCGAGAAGATTTCGACGCGATCGACTCGTATAGTGAAAAATGCCGAAAACTTGGATCACGTTAATAAAATGGAGGCGTTCGAAGAAAAGTCGACACCGAAAGATTTGTATCATCCAAATAG AACATTACGCGTTGAAACTGTGGTGGCAGATATGAAAACCGAATTTAAAAAAGGTGTCACAGATGGATCTTATGTAGAGGAGTATCAACCAAAGAAAGAAAACCTCGAAG ATATTTCAATTCCTCAGTTGAGTGAAGAAACCATCGCGCAACTAGAGCAACATATACCGTTCAATGTCGCGCCGTTTGAGCCACAAGGCGTCGATCTCAGTGAAAAATCCAACAAGCGCTTCGTAGTGTACGAGGTTCAATCAAACGGAGTCGGTGCAAACAATACCGAACTCTGTCAATTAGTAGCGACCGGGCCCGATCAGCGAGGGTTCAACCGCTACTGCATTCCTCCGTACCTGTCGAAGCAAATCGCTAAATTCACCGGTTTGCGAATCGAATACGAACGAGGTCAACGCGTGCTGACGAAACACGCGGAAAGCGTTGTTACCGTAGACAAGCACACGGCGGTGAAAGATTTTAAAAGGTTCGTTGACGAAATTCAGACGATTTGTTCATCGGAGAACGACGGCGATGCGGCCGTGGTTCTGTGCACGAGTTCGCTCGCGTCGCAAAATACATTGTTATACAATTTCAAAACTTGTGGTCTGTACCCGCCGTCCGATGTTTATTTCGCGTATTCGACGCCGTTGCTGACGAGTCTCAAAGCGTCCGGAAAAACGACGGATTCAACTTTGTCGGGTGCGTTTTCGTGTTTGTTCTATcggaaaatgaatatttgggACGCGAAGTCGCGTTGCGACTCGCTGCGTCGGATTCTATTCGACTCGTCGTTGGAGTTATCGTCGGATGAAGTCGTTCGCGGGTGCGCGACCGTCGATTGCTCCTCGGCGACCGAGTATTTAGATCGGCTGCTCGAGAAACGTAAACGCGTCAATTCGATGCGCggaaaattgtttgatttttcgctCGAAAGTAAGAACGTGATCACCGAGGGCCTAGCCGAGGCTATCGCTAATGCCGGTTTGAACTACGAAAGTTTGGAACGTTACTATCGGACCGGGAAACAAGCATTTGTCGGGATATTGGCGCTGCCGGGATCAAATTCTCGAGGTCGTCCGCGGGTTACTGACGACCTCGATGTTTTGAAAGCTCTTCTGAATCATTTCCAAAGGAAATCTAC CCCAAAGAAATATGACGGTGCCTTAGTAAACATTCAAACTACGCGAGCTGTACATTTACCTTTGAGCGATTCTCTTGAATTGCAGATAACGCAAAAAGCTAAATTAGAT GAAATTGCTGTAAAGCATGCAGCTGAGAGGTTAGCTAATCCTATACCTGGAGTTGGTAGAATGGTCAGATTTAATCCCGATAGGAAGAATCCAGCTGAATTGAC ATATCGAGAAGTAAAAGATATTTCCGACTCCGATGATGATCTGGAAGCCATGGACTAA